The following proteins come from a genomic window of Sinorhizobium fredii NGR234:
- a CDS encoding alpha-D-ribose 1-methylphosphonate 5-phosphate C-P-lyase PhnJ: MNDLATYNFAYLDEQTKRMIRRAILKAIAIPGYQVPFASREMPMPYGWGTGGVQVTASILGPTDVLKVIDQGADDTTNAVSIRAFFQKVADVAVTTRTNDATIIQTRHRIPEEPLKEGQTLVYQVPIPEPLRFLEPRETETRKMHALEEYGLMHVKLYEDIARNGHIATTYAYPVKVEGRYVMDPSPTPKFDNPKMHMSEALQLFGAGREKRIYAVPPYTQVVSLDFEDHPFEIQKFDKPCALCCAENVYLDEVVLDDKGGRMFVCSDTDHCEDRRAQGHAGPMLARPTHESQEAAE; this comes from the coding sequence ATGAACGACCTTGCAACCTACAATTTCGCCTATCTCGACGAGCAGACGAAGCGGATGATCCGCCGGGCGATCCTGAAGGCGATCGCCATTCCGGGCTACCAGGTGCCCTTCGCCTCGCGCGAAATGCCGATGCCCTATGGCTGGGGCACCGGCGGCGTGCAGGTGACCGCCTCGATCCTCGGACCCACGGACGTGCTGAAGGTCATCGACCAGGGCGCCGACGATACCACCAATGCCGTGTCGATCCGCGCCTTCTTCCAGAAGGTCGCCGATGTCGCCGTCACCACCAGGACGAACGACGCGACGATCATCCAGACGCGGCACCGGATTCCCGAGGAACCACTGAAAGAGGGCCAGACGCTCGTCTACCAGGTGCCGATCCCGGAACCCTTGCGCTTCCTCGAGCCGCGCGAGACCGAGACGCGCAAGATGCATGCCCTCGAGGAATACGGCCTCATGCATGTGAAGCTCTACGAGGACATCGCCCGCAACGGCCATATCGCCACGACCTATGCCTATCCGGTCAAGGTCGAGGGCCGCTATGTCATGGACCCCTCGCCGACGCCGAAATTCGACAATCCGAAGATGCACATGTCGGAGGCGCTGCAGCTCTTCGGCGCCGGCCGCGAAAAGCGCATCTATGCGGTTCCGCCCTATACCCAAGTCGTCAGCCTCGATTTCGAGGACCACCCCTTCGAAATCCAGAAATTCGACAAGCCCTGTGCGCTCTGCTGTGCCGAGAACGTCTATCTCGACGAGGTGGTGCTCGACGACAAGGGTGGGCGGATGTTCGTCTGCTCCGATACCGACCATTGCGAAGACCGGCGCGCGCAAGGCCATGCAGGTCCGATGCTTGCCCGCCCGACGCATGAAAGCCAGGAGGCCGCCGAATGA
- the phnK gene encoding phosphonate C-P lyase system protein PhnK, producing the protein MTAVPLLKVKDVSKFYGSRIGCRNVSFELYPGEVLAVVGESGSGKTTLLSCLSTRLMASSGIIEYHMRDGQYRDLAHMGEAERRFLMRTDWGFVHQNPADGLRMTVSAGANVGERLMAVGDRHYGNIRAIASDWLRRVEIEEDRIDDQPRAFSGGMRQRLQIARNLVTAPRLVFMDEPTGGLDVSVQARLLDLVRGLVHDLGLAAVIVTHDLAVARLLSHRMMVMKDGAVIEQGLTDRVLDDPREPYTQLLVSSILQV; encoded by the coding sequence ATGACCGCCGTGCCGCTTCTCAAAGTCAAGGACGTCTCGAAGTTCTACGGAAGCCGCATCGGCTGCCGCAACGTCTCTTTCGAGCTTTATCCCGGCGAAGTGCTCGCCGTCGTCGGCGAGTCCGGTTCCGGCAAGACGACGCTGCTCTCCTGCCTCTCGACCCGGTTGATGGCAAGTTCCGGCATCATCGAATACCACATGCGCGACGGGCAATATCGCGATCTGGCACATATGGGCGAGGCCGAGCGGCGCTTCCTGATGCGCACCGATTGGGGCTTCGTCCACCAGAACCCGGCCGACGGGCTGCGCATGACGGTGTCGGCCGGCGCCAATGTCGGCGAGCGACTGATGGCGGTCGGCGACCGGCATTACGGTAATATCCGCGCGATCGCCAGCGACTGGCTGCGGCGTGTCGAAATCGAAGAGGACCGGATCGACGACCAGCCGCGCGCCTTTTCCGGCGGCATGCGCCAGCGCCTGCAGATCGCCCGCAATCTCGTCACCGCGCCGCGCCTGGTCTTCATGGACGAGCCGACCGGCGGCCTCGACGTCTCGGTTCAGGCCCGCCTCCTCGATCTCGTCCGCGGCCTCGTCCACGATCTCGGCCTTGCTGCTGTTATCGTCACCCACGACCTCGCCGTCGCCCGGCTCCTCTCGCACCGGATGATGGTGATGAAGGACGGCGCCGTCATCGAACAGGGGCTCACCGACCGGGTGCTCGACGATCCGCGCGAGCCTTATACCCAGCTCCTCGTTTCCTCGATTCTGCAGGTCTGA